The Corynebacterium sphenisci DSM 44792 genome includes the window TGAACTCCGGGGAGATCCCCTTGGCGGCGAGCTGGTGGGCGGCCTCGTAGGCGAGGATCCCGCCGAAGCTCCAGCCGCCGAGCACGATCCGGTGGCCGGCGGCGTACCGCTCGATCTCGGGCAGGTAGCCGGCGACCCGCTCGGCGAGGCCGCCCTCGACCCGCTCCACCCCGTAGACGGGCACGTCGGCGGGCAGCCGGCGCACCAGGGGCCGGTAGACGGCGGTGGTGCCGCCGGCGGCGTGGAAGAGGAACACCGCGGGGCGGTCCGAGCCGGCGGGGCGCTCCCGCAGCACCCGGATCACCCCGTCGACCTCCCCGTCGAGATCGGCGCGGAGCAGATCCGCGATGTCGGCGATGGTGGCGCAGCCGGCCAGCGCCGCCGGGTCCACCTCGGCGCCGACGCGTTCGGCCAGCCGGCCGGCGAGCCGGTCCCGCGCCTCGGCGTCGAGCTCCGGCAGCTCGGTGAGCACCCCGCCGGCGGTGGCGCCGAAGACCACCGCCCAGGTGCCGAAGACCAGGCGCTCGGCGTCATCGCGGGGCGGCACCTCCAGGCCCGCCCCGGCGGCCGCCGGCGCCGCGTCCGCGGCCCCGGCCCGGTCCCCGTCCTCGGCGCCGCCCTCGGCGACGAGGCGCTCCACCAGCTCGATCACGTCGCGCACCGCGGCATCGCGCAGGGTCTGCACCTTAAGCGGCGGGATCCGGAAGTCGTGCTCCACCCGGTTCTTGATCCGCATGCCCATCAGCGAGTCCAGGCCCAGGTCGATGAGCGGCAGCTCCAGGGGCAGATCGTCGACGGCGTAGCCCATCGCCTCGCCGACGATGGTGCGCAGGTGGTCGGCGACGCTCACCCCGGAGTCGGGGTCCCAGCCGACCGGGTCGGACTCCACCGCCGCGGGGATCGCGGGCTCCGCGGGCATCGCCGGCGCCGCCGGGGCCGGGGCCGGCGCGGGGGCCTCGCCGAGGATCGCCCCGGCCTCGGCCAGGGGGCGGGTGGCGTCGCCGTCGACGGCGTGCACGGACAGCGCCGCGCCCCCGGGGTGCCGGGTGACCAGGGTGGTCAGCTCCCCGTCCGCGGGCAGCGGGGCGGTCTCCGCCACGGCGCCGATCCGGGCGCCGGGCACCGCGTCGGCGAGCACCGCGTCGAGCAGCACGTGCACGCTGGGCGCGGCCTCGGCGAGGGTGGCGTAGGCCAGCCGGCCGTCCGGCAGCACGGTGCGGGAGCCGGGCAGCCCGCCGCGGGCGGCGGAGGCGGGCCGGGCGGTGGTCCAGTAGCGCTGCCGGCGCCACCGGATGCCGGGCAGCTCCGCGCGCGGCCCCGGCCCCGCCAGGGCCGCCAGATCGATGTCGTGGCCGTGGGCGAACAGGGTCGCCGCGGCGGCGGCGAGGGAGGCCCCGGCGGGTTCCTTGCGCTTGGCCAGGTGCGCCAGCGCCACATCGGGGGCGCCCGCGGCGGCGGCGGTGCCGAGCACCGGCGTCAGCGCCACCGGGTGCGGGGCGAACTCCACGAAGGTGGCGTAGCCGGCGGCGATCGCCCGGGCCACCGCATCGGAGAACCACACCGGGTTGCGGGTGCAGCGGGTGAAGTAGTCCGCATCGTGCACGATGTCCCCGGGCTGCCGGGTCACCCCGCGGTCCACGGAGCTGAACAGGGGCACCGCGATCGGCCGGGGCGCCAGATCGGAGCATTCGTAGTGCAGTTCGCCGAGGATCGGGTCCAGGGCGGCGGTGTGCCCGGCGCCGCGCACGTTGAGCGGCCGGGCCGTGACCTCCCGCGCGACGAGGTGCTCGCACAGCGCGGTCACCGCCGGCCGGGGCCCGCCGACGGTGGTCATCGTCGGCGCGGCGTAGACCGCCGGCTCCACCCCGGCGAATTCGGGGTGCGCGGCGAGCAGCTCGTCGAGCTGGTCCACGCTGAGCCCCACCATGGCCATCGCCCCGGCGGTGTCCGGGTCCGCGGCGGCGCGGGCCTCGCCCTCGCCCATCAGCCGGGAGCGGGCGCAGGCCACCCGCATCGCCTCGGCGGCGCTGAGCCCCCCGGCGGCGTAGGCGGCGGCGATCTCGCCCATGGACATGCCCACCACCGCGGCGGGCCGGGCGCCCAGGGCGCGCATCAGGTCCACCTGGCCGATCTGGATCGCGGTGATCGCGATCTGCGCGGACTCGAGGTCGAAATCGCGCTCCTCGTCGGCGATGAGCCCGGTCAGCGACCAGCCCACCTCGTGGGCGACGACCGGCTCCAGGGCCTCCAGGGTGGCCCGGAACACCGGGGAGAGCTCGGCGAGGTCGCGGCCCATCCGGCGGTGCTGGGAGCCGAAGCCGCTGAACACCCACACCGGGCCCTGGGCCTGGGGGGCGTCCGCGGCGACCACGCCGGGCCCGGCGGCGCCCTCGGCGACCCGGCGCAGCCCGGCCAGCGCCTGCTCCCGGTCCGCGGCGGCGATCACCGCCGCGGAGCGGCCCCGGGAGCGGGTGGCCAGGGTGCGCGCCACCTCCGCCACGCCCGCCCCCGGATGGTCCGCCAGCCAGTCCGCGACATCGGCGGCGGCGGCCCGGCGCCGGGAGGGCAGCAGCCCGGTGATCGGCAGCAGGGCGGGCAGCCCCGCCGCGCCCGGCTCCACCGGGGCGGGGCCGGCCGGCTCGGCCGGCGGGGCCGGGGGCGCGTCGGTGAGCACCACGTGGGCGTTGGTGCCGCCGAAGCCGAATCCGGAGACCCCGGCGACCTTGCGCCCGGAGTACTCCGGCCATTCCCGGGGGTCCTCCACGACCTCCAGGCGGCCGGCGTCGAAGTCGATGTACGGGTTCGGTCCGGCGTAGTGCAGCGAGGGCGGCAGCACGTCATGGCGCATCGCCAGGATCACCTTGATCACCCCGGCGATCCCGGCGGCGGCCTCGGTGTGCCCGAAGTTCGTCTTCGCGCTGCCGAGCAGGGTGGGCCGGTCGGCGGGCCGGCCCCGGCCCAGCACGGTGCCCAGGGCGCCGGCCTCGATCGGGTCGCCGAGGATGGTGCCGGTGCCGTGCGCCTCGACGTAGTCGACCTCCCGGGGGTCGATCCCGGCGTCGGCGTAGGCGCGGTGCAGCACGTCGACCTGGGCGTCCGGGTTGGGGGCGGTGAGCCCGTTGGAGCGGCCGTCGGAGTTGACCGCGCTGCCCCGGATCACGGCGAGCACCTCATCGCCGTCGGCGCGGGCGTCCTCCAGGCGCTTGAGCACCACCAGCCCGGCGCCGTCGGCGCGGATCATGCCGGTGGCGTCCTCGGAGAAGGCGTGGATGTCCCCGGTGGCGCTGAACACGCCGAGCCGGCCGAAGGCCAGGGAGGCGTGCGGGGCGGCGAGGATGTTCACCCCGCCGGCCAGGGCCAGGTCCGCGTCCCCGTCGCGCAGCCCCCGCACCGCCTGGTGGATGGCCACCAGGGAGGAGGAGCAGGCGGTGTCCACCTGCACCGAGGGGCCCCGGAAGTCGAAGGCGTAGGACACCCGGTTGGCGATGATGGAGGAGGCCCCGCCGGTGAGCGCGTAGGGGTGGAAGGCCTTGGGGTCGGCGGCGACGAGCATCGCGTAGTCGTTGTTCGTGGAGCCCACGTACACCCCGACCCGCTCCCCGCGCAGGCCCGAGGCCGGGATCCGGGCGTCCTCCAGGGCCTCCCAGGCCAGCTCCAGCAGGATCCGCTGCTGCGGGTCCATGTTCTGCGCCTCCAGCGGGGAGAGCCCGAAGAACTCCGCGTCGAAGGAGGCGATGTCCTCCAGGTAGCCGCCGCGCAGGTCCAGTTCCCGCAGCGCGGCGGTGACCCCGGCGTCGGCGGAGTACTCCGCCCACCGGTCCGCGGGGGGCTCCCCGGTGGCGGAGCGGCCGGCGATGAGCAGCTCCCACATCGACGCCGCGTCCGGGGCGCCGGGGAAGCGGGCGGACAGGCCCACCACGGCGACGTCCATGTCGGTGAGCTCCGTATCGCGCATCCGGCGGCTCCGGGCGGCGTCCACCCCGGAGAGGTAGGCGTCGTAGGCGGCCTCGTCGGGGTTGTCGTGATCGCCCTCGACCAGGCGCACCGCCAGGGCGTCGATGGTGGGGTACTCGTAGGCGACGGTGGCGTCGAGCCGGATGCCGAGCAGGTCCTCCAGTTCCCCGGAGAGCAGCACCACGTCCCGGGAGGACAGCCCGAAGTCCTCCATGGGCCGCTCCGGGGTGACCTCGGCGCGGGTCAGCCCGGTGGCGGCGACCACCCAGTCGCGCAGCCAGTCCCGCATCCAGGCGACCGTGATCGCGTGCCCCGTTGCGTCTCCCATGTGGCCTTCGCCCCTTTCCGCGCCCCGCGCCGGGGCCCTGCTCTAGTCGAATCGCCCGTCGAGGTATGCCCCGCGGGTGACCCGACGGGCAATCTTACCGGCCGCCGACCTGGGGATCTCCCCCACGCCCACGATGCGCACATCCGCCGGGGTGATGCCGTGCGCGGCGGTGACCGCCGCCCGGATCGCGCCGATCGCCTCGGCGTCGCCGGCCGGATCCCGGTTCGGGTCGCGTTCGGCGATGACCACCAGCCGCTCCACCCCGTCGGCGCCGGGGTCGATGGCGAAGGCGGCGACCACCGCGGGCCGGACCTGGTCGGTGGCCCGCTCCGCGGTGTACTCGATGTCCTGCGGGTAGTGGTTGCGCCCGGCGACGATGATGAGGTCCTTGATCCGGCCGGTGATGTGGATCTCGTCCTCGAGGAAGACCGCGAGATCCCCGGTGGCCATCCAGTCGGCGTCGGCGGGCGCCCCGGCGGCCCGGGAGCCCTCGTCGAGGGTGCCGGCCAGGCGGTTGCCGAAGACCCGGGCGGAGGCCTCCGCGTCGGTGAGGTAGCCCAGCGGGATGTTGGGCCCGTGCACCCACAGCTCCCCGATCACCCCGTCGGGGACCTCGACCCGGGTCTCCGGGTCCACGGCCACCACCTGCTGCCCGCCGACGGATTCGCCCACCGAGGTCAGCGCCACCGCCTCCGGGGCGCCGGGGGCGACCACCTCGGGCCGGCCGGCGTTGAGGGAGTCCCGGTCCACCCAGGTGAACCGGGGGCGGGTCTCCCGCTGCGGGGTGGACACCAGCAGGGTCGCCTCGGTGAGCCCGTAGGAGGGCCGGATCACGTTCTCCGGCAGCCCGAAGGGGCCGAAGTTGGCGATGAACTCGCGGGTGGCCTTCTCGGTGACCGGCTCGGAGCCGACCACCAGCCCGGCGACCCGGGAGAGGTCCAGGTCCGAGTCCGGCCCCGGCACCGCGTGCCGGTTGGCCAGCTCCAGGGCGAAGTTGGGGATCACGGTGTAGACGTGCTCCTCCTCGTTGCGCTTGGACAGCTGCCCCACCCAGCGGTCCGGGTGCTGGATGAAGTCCCGGGGGGTCATCAGGGAGAAGGGCAGGCCCAGGGCGGTGACGAAGGCGCCGAGCACGATGCCCATGTTGTGGTGCAGCGGCAGCCAGGTGACCAGGCGCATCGGGGTCTGCAGATCCGCGGCGGCGAAGATCTGGAAGACGTTGGCGAGCACCGAGCCGCTGGCGATGCGCACCCCCTCCGGGGTGCGCGAGGACCCGGAGGTGAACAGCAGGAAGACCTCGTCGTCGAGTTTCGCCGCGTAGCGGGGGTCGGCCTCCCCGGAGATCCAGTCCTCGGCGAGGCTGTCCGGCAGCGCGTCGACGGTGATCACCCGGGGCCGCTCGGCCTGCGGCAGCTCCCGGAACAGGCCGCGCACCGCGGGCGCGGAGCGGCGGTTGGTGAGCACCAGGGTGGGCCGGGCGTCGGCGAGCACGGCGCGCAGATGATCCCCGTGGCCGGGTTCGGCGGGGTCGTAGAGCGGCATCGAGACCAGGTTGGCGTACTGGGCGCCGAGGAAGCCGAAGAGGTACTCGGGGCTGTTGCCCATGAGCAGCGCCACCCGCTCCCCGGGGTCGGCGACCTGCTGCAGCCGGGCGGCGACGGCCTTGATCCGGCGGTTCACCTCGGCGCGGGTGAAGGAGCGCACCTCCCCGGCGCGGTCCGCGGCGAAGTCGAGGTAGTCCAGCTGCACGGCGTCGACGTCGCCGGTGATGGAGGCGAGCTGGAAGACCATCTCGGCGAGGTTCGGGATGGACATCGTGGGCGGGAACTCGAAGGAGCCGTCCTCCTTGATGAACTGGCTCATCGCCGCGTGCAGGTCCATGGGTTCCTCCGGGGGTCTCGGGTTCGGTGGGGATTCCCCGCCACGGTACCGGAATCTACTTTCGTTTCCGAACCATCGGCGGTTGCGGGGCGCTCAGCGCGCCAGGGCCGCGTCGATGAGCCCGCGCGCCCAGCCGATCACCCACTCCGGGGTGGTGGCGTCCGGGAACACCTCCGGGTTCGTGGCGTACGCGGCGTGCACCGCGTTGCCCCCGGCGTAGTCCCGGGCCCGGGCCAGGGCGTCGCCGATCGCCGGCGGCGCATCGCAAACCACGTCCGCCGGGGCGCAGATCTGGGCGACCCGGTCGGTGAGCTCCCCGAAGCCGCCGGGCCGGGGCCCGCGCATGGTGGCCCCGGGCACGATCGGCTGCACCGCGGCGTTCAGCGGCGCCAGGGCGAGCTCCAGGCCCACCCCGGCGACCGGGACGGACACCGTCGCCGACTGCGCCGGGTCGCGGCGGCCGTCGGCGATGAGCGCCACCCCGGCGACCCGCTCGGCGGGCACCGGGCCCGCCCCGGCGCCGATCGCGGCGGCGACGTCGCCGGCGATCACCGCCCCCTGGGAGAAGCCCACGAGGATGAAGTCGGTGGCCGGGCAGGCCTCGTGGGTGGCGCGCAACTCCTCCTCCAGCCGGGCCCGGCCCGCGGCCTGGGAGTCGTCGTAGGTCATCTCCTGCAGGGCGTTGATGTTGCGGAACTGCGCCGGGTAGGGCAGCGTCCACACGCCCACCCGCTCCGCCGGGTAGGCCTCGCGCAGCGGGCCGGTAATGGTCAGCAGCAGCGAATTCGGGTTCGCGCTCGGCGCCAGCGGGTCATCGTCGGCGCGGGATTCCCAGGTGCCCGGGGCGGCGAGCACCTCCGCGGCGACGCAGCCCGGCGGGTTGCCGGGCGCCGGGCGCGGGTCGGGCCCGGGGCCGGGGCCGGGGCGCTGCGCGAAGTGGTTGAGCGCGCCCACGCCGATGGCGGCGACGAGGACGAGGACGGCGAGCAGGGTGAGGACGCGGCGCATGGCGATCAGCAGTACGCCTCGTCGGCGGCGGCCGCAATCTCCCCGGCGACGTCCCCGGCCTCGCCGTCGACGCGGCCCTGGGCGACCAGCTGGCCGGCCACCGCCGCCACGATCGCGGCATCGGCGTCGGCGCCGCCGCAGTGCGCGTGCCCGGCGGCGATCAGCTGGTCCTCGGTGCCGGTGACGTCGATCCCGGCCTCGTCGAGGGCGGCGAGGAAGTCCTCGTCCGCCGGGGTCAGCGGCATCCGGTGATCCGGGGCGTCCGCGGCGCGGGTGGCCGCCGGATCGGTGATCCGGCGCTCCGCCCGGCCCTCCGGGGCCACCGGGGTGGAGCTCGCGGTGCGCCGCGCGCCGTCCTCCCGCCCCCCGGCCTCGCCGGTGGTGGTGGTGCTCGGGCTCGCCGTGGTGGAGGTCACGTCGGCGGAGTCCACGGTGGCGTCCCCGCAGCCGGCCAGGGCCAGCGCCGCGGCGGCCGCGGCGGCGGCGAATCGGGCGGCCCTCATCGGCGCTCCTCCTCGATCCGGCCGTTGAGCTGGCGGATCCAGCCCCCGGCGAACTCCTGCTCCAGGCCCCCGGCCGGGATCCGGCGCTGCTCGCCCACGGGATAGCCGAAGGGGCCGTTCTCCCAGCCGGTGTCGCCCCAGTGGTCGAAGATGTCCCCGGCGGGCACGATATGCGCCCCGTGCTCCGGGTGGTGGTAGATGATCCCGTGCTCGAAGCGCTGCAGGGCGCCGCCGTCGCGCAGCGGCTCCGCGCCGCCGGCGGGGTGGCCCAGCTCCCCGTCGGGGCCGCCGGATTCGCGGTAGCGTTCCGCGATGGCCCCGGCGACCAGGCGCACCTCGCCCTCACCGGCGCGGGTGAGCATCCCGCGCTGGAAGTCCTGGGCGGCGCCGCCGGCGACCTCCCGGCGCTCGCCGACCGGGTAGCCCAGCGGTCCGGCCTCCCAGCCGGAGTCGCCCCAGGCGTTGGCGAAGTCCGCGCCGACGACATGGGCGCCGGTCTCCGGGGTCCAGTAGATGGAGCCGCCGGTGAAGTGCACATAGCGGCCCGCCCCGTCCGGGGTGGCGCGCTCGGAGGTGGTGGGGAAGCCCAGCGGGGAGTCCGGGCCGCCGATTTCGGCGTAGCGGGCGCCGATCCGGCCCCAGAGCACGTTCGCCCCGGTGTCCGGGTGGTAGTAGGCCCGGCCGTTGGCGAAGTCCTGGGCCACCCCGCCGTCGCCGACCGGGTACTCGTCGGAGAGGCAGTCGCCGACCCCGTCGAGTTCGGCGATCTTCGCCGCGATCGCCCCGCCCACGGCGCAGGTCACCCCGCGGTCGCCCTCGGGCAGGCGCAGCGCATCGGCCAGATGCGGCCAGGCCTGGGTGGTCTCGAACTGCCAGTAGGGCCAGGAGTGGGTGCCGGATTCGCGGAAGCTGACCTCGACCGGCACCTCGGCGCGGCGGGCGGCCTGCACGAAGGTCTCGCTGGTCATCCGGGAGAGCAGCTCCAGGCCCCAGCCGGCGGTGTTCGCGGGCATGTTCGGGGCGACCTCGCCGGGCTCGTCCCACTGGCCGGTGTTGCCGTTGCCGGCGGAGACGTACACGGTGGTGCCCTTGAGCCTCGCCACGCCGAGCTTCGGGTCGTGCTCCCGCCAGCGCTTGGACCCGGGCGGGCCCCACATCTTGGCCGCGTCGTGGTCGCCGGCCTCGCGCATCGCCGCGGCGATCGCCCGGGGCATGCCGGGGCTGGTGGTGTCCAGGTAGCCGGAGAAGCTGCCCACGAAGTCGAACAGGCCCGGGTGGTGCTCGGCGAGGTTCACCGCGGCGGTGCCGCCCATGGACAGGCCCACCACGGCCCGCTCCTCCCCGGCCCGCCAGCCCTCGCGCAGCACCGGGATCAGCTCCTCGACGAGGAAGGTCTCCCACTTGTAGTGCCGCTCGCCCTCGGGGGCGTCCCAGTCGGAGTAGAAGGAGGCCTCCCCGCCCACGGGCAGCACCACGAGCACGTTCTTGTCCCCGTAGAAGCGGTCGATGGTGGTCTCCAGGGTCCACCCGGAGTAGTCCTCCCGGGCGCGCATCCCGTCCAGGTGCCAGACCACGGGGAAGGTGCGCCCCCGGTCCCGGTGGAAGTCGCGGGGCAGCAGCAGCTCCACGGCCACCGGGGCGCCGGGCATCGCCGCGGAGTCGATGAGCAGCTTCACGTGCCGTTCGGTGAGCCACTGCACCTTGGCCACCCGGACCCCGGCGGGCAGTCCGGCGAGATCCTGGTCGGTCTCCCGGATCGGCGCGGGGGCGGCCGTCTCGGCGGGGGCGGGGGTCCACATCGCCGAGCCGCCGGGGGCGGCGGCGGCGCCGGGGGCGGTGAGCGGCGCCAGGATGAGGGGAAGCGCCGCCGCGGCGGCGCGCAGCCGGCGGCGGGGGGCGGTGTCGGTCATCGGGTGGCGTTCCTTTGCGTTCGGTCGTGCGGGGTCGCCGCGGGGCGCCCGGGGGTTCCCCTCCCCCGGGAGGCCGACGTCGCGTCGCGTGTCCTCTTCCTGTCTACCGGCCGCCCGCGTGGATCCCGCGCAGGCGCGCCAGCGATTTAAGGCTCGACCTAAAGTTTAGGGTTTTTCGACGGTCCCGTCGATCGCGAAGGGCGGCCGGGGGAGGATTCCCCGGCCGCCCGCGCGCTGGTCCGTCTAGCCCGCCGTCACCACGCGTTCTGGAAGTTCAGCACGCGCTCCTTGACCTGGGCCAGATCCCGGTCCCAGAGCTGCCAGGAGTGGATCCCGTCCGGGGTGTAGTTCACCGTGAGATCCAGGCCCGCGGCCCGGGCGGCGTTCTCGAACTCCAGGGTGGAGGCCCGGGACAGCGCCTCCAGGCCGATCCCGATCGCCTGATCCGGCAGGGTGTACAGGATGTCCGGCTGGGTCAGGTTCATCGGCAGCCCGGAGGCGGAGCTGAGGTAGACGTCGCCGACGTTCTTCAGCTTGTCGATGTTGAGGAAGGGATCGTTGCGGACCCGCTCCGGGGACATCGGCAGGCCCCACATGTCCAGCGAGTTGTACCCGCCGGCGTCGAGCTGGGCCGCGGCGATCGCCGCGGACATGCCCGGCGCGGTGGTGTGCAGGTAGCCGGAGAAGCCCAGCGCCTGGGCGAACTTGTCCGGGTGGTTGTAGGCCAGGGACAGCGCCGCGGAGGCGCCCATGGACAGCCCGCCGATGGAGTTGCCGGTGGTGGAGATCCCGAAGTGCCGGGCCAGGTAGTCCGGCAGCTCCCGGGTCAGGAAGGTCTCGAACTGGTAGTTGAACTGCCGGCCCGCGGCGTTGATCGAGGGGCGGTTCCAGTCGGTGTAGAAGGAGGCGGTGCCGCCGCCGGGCATCACCAGGTTGAGGTTGGAGTTCTCGAAGGTGTTCGGGGCGTGGCCCTCCCACACCCACTCCGAGTAGCCCTCCGGGCCGCGCAGCCCGTCGAGGAGGTAGAGGGCCTTGTTGCCGCCGTCCCGGGAGGGCACGATCTGCACCGGGATGTGCGTGTCCATCGACGGGGACCAGACCTGGCAGATCTGCACCCAGTGCTTGTAGATGTCGAAGCTGCAGCCGGGGCGCAGGTTCGCCCGGTTCGGCGAGGCCCCGGCCTCGTCGACGCCGAGCTGCAGCGTGCCGAAGACCGCGGCGACGGCGACGAGGGCCGCGAGGACCCGGGTGCGCCAGCCGCGGGCGGCGTGGGTGATGCTCATGTTTCTCCTCATGCTGGGACGGCGGACCGGCCGTGCTCATCGGGCCGTCGATGGGTGTAATCGGCCGTGCTCGGGGCTACGTTACCGAATCGTCACCAAAAGCGTTAGTCGAACCGGCAAACCCATCGCGACCGGGGGCGTCAGCCGCCCAGCCCGGGCGCCACGTACACGGCCATGACGATGGTGGCCACCCACAGCAGGGCCAGGGCCTGCAGCGGCCGGTCGCGCAGCGCGATCTCGTCCGGGCTGCCCGCGTCGCCGCGGTCCACGTCCGCGGCGTAGCGCAGGATCGCCACGGTGAAGGGCACCATCGAGATCTGGTACCAGAGGGTCTCCGCGCCGCCGGCGGCCGCGCCCATCTCGAAGCCCCACAGCGCGTAGGAGACCACCACCGCGGTGGCGGACAGGGTCCACACGAAGCGCAGGTAGGTGGGCGTGTACCCGTCCAGGCTGCGCCGGATCTCCCGGTTGGTGCGCTTGGCCAGGAGCAGCTCCGCATAGCGTTTCCCGGCGGCCATGAACAGCGAGCCGAAGGCGGCGACCAGCAGGAACCACTGGGACAGGGAGATGTCCGCGGCGACGCCGCCGGCCATCGCGCGCAGCATGAACCCGGAGCTGACCAGGGCGATGTCGATCACCGGCTGGTGCTTCCAGCCGAAGCAGTAGCCCAGCTGCAGGGCGATGTACGCCGCCACCACCACCGCCAGGCCGTGCCCGGAGGAGGCGAGGAAGCTCAGCCCCACCGCCGCGGCGATGAGGCCGAGGGCCATGGCGTAGGCCAGGCCCACCGGCAGCACCCCGGCCGCGATCGGCCGGAACCGCTTGGTGGGGTGCGCCCGGTCGGCCTCCACGTCCCGGGCGTCGTTGACCAGGTAGATGGAGGACGCCGCCATGCAGAACACCGCGAAGGCGATGCCGACGTCGGCGAGGGTGCGCCCGTCGGTGAGCGCCTCGGTGCCGGCGGCCAGGGGGGCGGCCACCACCAGGGCGTTCTTCGTCCACTGCTTGGGCCGCAGCGCCTTGACCATCGCGTCGGCGAGGGTGCGCGGGGGATGCCCCTGCGGGTTGGTGGGCTCGTCGATGCCGTAGGTGTGCGGCTCGGAGCCGAGCCGCGGGGGCTCGGCGCGATCGGGGATGCTCACTCGGGTTCTCCTCCTCGGTTCCGGATGGCCGCGGCCGTGGCCCAGCCCAGGGCCGCCCCGGCGGTGACGTCGCCGGGGTAGTGCACCCCCAGCACCAGCCGGGAGGCCATGATCGCGGGCACCCCGGCCAGGGGCGCCCGGCTGCCGGCGATCCCCGCCAGCATGACCAGGGCGGCGGTGGTGGAGGTCGCGTGCGAGGAGGGGAAGCTCAGCGAACTGGGCGTGCCCACCCCGATCCGCACCCGCGGGTCATGCGGCCGCGGCCGGCGCACCACGCGCTTGATCACCACCGAGGCGGCGTGCGCGGTGAAGGCCGCGGCGCCCAGCCGCGCCCATTGCCCGCGGCGCCGGCGGTCCACGGCCCCGCCGATCCCGGCCAGGGCCAGCCAGCCGGCGGCGTGCTCGCCGAAGAGGCTCATCGCCCGCGCGGCGGGCAGCACCCCCGGCACCGGCAGCAGCGCCCGCTGCACGGCGAGCAGCAGCTCGGTCTCGCCGAGGGGATCGCCCTCAATCGCCGAAGACATCGGCCCACCCCCTCCGCGAGCTCAGCCGCCCGTGCGCGGCCCGGTAGCGCCCGCGCAGCTCGTCGAAGCGCTCGGCGACCTCGCGCTGCAGGCGCAGCGCCTCCCGGCCCAGTTCCGCGGCGGTGGCCCGGTCGCGTTGCCGGTAGACCACGCCGCGGCCGTCCGCGGTGGTCACCGTCGCCCCGTCCAGGCGGGACAGGGAGAACCAGCGCGCCTCCAGGGGGGTGAGATTGGCCTGCGGGGTCTCGTGGTGGGCGGGGTCGTGCCGGCGCAGGCTGTGCACCAGGCCCCGGGCCAGCCAACCGGCCTTCTTCACCGGGGCCAGCCGGCCGCCGATGTCGCGCACCGGCACCCCGGGGATCCCGCTCGGCGCGGGCAGCTCCGCGGCGGTGGGCAGCACCCGGGCGTCCGGGTAGCCGCGGCGGATCGCGGCGACCTTCGGCAGCGCGGACTCCAGGATGCCGAAGAGCCGCTCCGGCCCGGCGAGGAAGTCGCGCATCGCCTCGTTCTGCACCGCCACCGTGGAGTACTCCAGGCAGAGCAGGTGCTTGGCGGTGGCCCGGCGCATCGAGCGCAGCAGCCCGCGGGTGTCGCCGTCATGGTGCAGGGCGGCGACGATGAGCCGGTTGCGCAGGTGGAAGTAGGCCTGCCAGTCGATCGCGTCGTCCTTGTCGGACCAGGCCATATGCCAGATCGCGATCCCGGGCCAGGTGGCGGTGGGGTAGCCGGCCGCGGCGGCGCGCAGCCCGTATTCGGCGTCGTCCCATTTGATGAACAGCGGCAGCGGCTGACCGATCCCCTCGGCGACGACCCGGGGG containing:
- a CDS encoding DUF732 domain-containing protein, with the protein product MRAARFAAAAAAAALALAGCGDATVDSADVTSTTASPSTTTTGEAGGREDGARRTASSTPVAPEGRAERRITDPAATRAADAPDHRMPLTPADEDFLAALDEAGIDVTGTEDQLIAAGHAHCGGADADAAIVAAVAGQLVAQGRVDGEAGDVAGEIAAAADEAYC
- a CDS encoding alpha/beta hydrolase-fold protein, which encodes MTDTAPRRRLRAAAAALPLILAPLTAPGAAAAPGGSAMWTPAPAETAAPAPIRETDQDLAGLPAGVRVAKVQWLTERHVKLLIDSAAMPGAPVAVELLLPRDFHRDRGRTFPVVWHLDGMRAREDYSGWTLETTIDRFYGDKNVLVVLPVGGEASFYSDWDAPEGERHYKWETFLVEELIPVLREGWRAGEERAVVGLSMGGTAAVNLAEHHPGLFDFVGSFSGYLDTTSPGMPRAIAAAMREAGDHDAAKMWGPPGSKRWREHDPKLGVARLKGTTVYVSAGNGNTGQWDEPGEVAPNMPANTAGWGLELLSRMTSETFVQAARRAEVPVEVSFRESGTHSWPYWQFETTQAWPHLADALRLPEGDRGVTCAVGGAIAAKIAELDGVGDCLSDEYPVGDGGVAQDFANGRAYYHPDTGANVLWGRIGARYAEIGGPDSPLGFPTTSERATPDGAGRYVHFTGGSIYWTPETGAHVVGADFANAWGDSGWEAGPLGYPVGERREVAGGAAQDFQRGMLTRAGEGEVRLVAGAIAERYRESGGPDGELGHPAGGAEPLRDGGALQRFEHGIIYHHPEHGAHIVPAGDIFDHWGDTGWENGPFGYPVGEQRRIPAGGLEQEFAGGWIRQLNGRIEEERR
- a CDS encoding alpha/beta hydrolase, whose amino-acid sequence is MSITHAARGWRTRVLAALVAVAAVFGTLQLGVDEAGASPNRANLRPGCSFDIYKHWVQICQVWSPSMDTHIPVQIVPSRDGGNKALYLLDGLRGPEGYSEWVWEGHAPNTFENSNLNLVMPGGGTASFYTDWNRPSINAAGRQFNYQFETFLTRELPDYLARHFGISTTGNSIGGLSMGASAALSLAYNHPDKFAQALGFSGYLHTTAPGMSAAIAAAQLDAGGYNSLDMWGLPMSPERVRNDPFLNIDKLKNVGDVYLSSASGLPMNLTQPDILYTLPDQAIGIGLEALSRASTLEFENAARAAGLDLTVNYTPDGIHSWQLWDRDLAQVKERVLNFQNAW
- a CDS encoding decaprenyl-phosphate phosphoribosyltransferase, with product MSIPDRAEPPRLGSEPHTYGIDEPTNPQGHPPRTLADAMVKALRPKQWTKNALVVAAPLAAGTEALTDGRTLADVGIAFAVFCMAASSIYLVNDARDVEADRAHPTKRFRPIAAGVLPVGLAYAMALGLIAAAVGLSFLASSGHGLAVVVAAYIALQLGYCFGWKHQPVIDIALVSSGFMLRAMAGGVAADISLSQWFLLVAAFGSLFMAAGKRYAELLLAKRTNREIRRSLDGYTPTYLRFVWTLSATAVVVSYALWGFEMGAAAGGAETLWYQISMVPFTVAILRYAADVDRGDAGSPDEIALRDRPLQALALLWVATIVMAVYVAPGLGG
- a CDS encoding phosphatase PAP2 family protein encodes the protein MSSAIEGDPLGETELLLAVQRALLPVPGVLPAARAMSLFGEHAAGWLALAGIGGAVDRRRRGQWARLGAAAFTAHAASVVIKRVVRRPRPHDPRVRIGVGTPSSLSFPSSHATSTTAALVMLAGIAGSRAPLAGVPAIMASRLVLGVHYPGDVTAGAALGWATAAAIRNRGGEPE